From Polynucleobacter difficilis, a single genomic window includes:
- a CDS encoding DUF4212 domain-containing protein, which translates to MQLTESHKQYWSKNLRMTAILLAIWFIVTFVVGYYARDLSFNFFGWPFSFWVGAQGALVTYVLIIAYYAHYMNNLDKEYDCAEVEED; encoded by the coding sequence ATGCAATTAACAGAATCGCATAAACAATATTGGTCTAAGAACCTACGGATGACAGCAATTCTGTTAGCCATCTGGTTCATCGTGACCTTTGTTGTGGGCTATTACGCCCGTGATTTAAGCTTTAATTTTTTTGGATGGCCGTTTAGTTTTTGGGTCGGTGCACAAGGCGCTTTAGTGACTTATGTTCTGATCATTGCCTACTACGCGCACTACATGAACAACCTTGACAAAGAATACGATTGCGCTGAAGTGGAGGAGGACTAA
- a CDS encoding Rap1a/Tai family immunity protein: protein MKKLIPAIFAVFAFSGAAQAQEKIPVLSTQELVNVCKTPASPESRSFCVGYVTAIYDTYLATRNPKTSKSNICIKQPAPTRDEVIAGYMQWVQDNPPAASGPASGTFLRFLTVRFPCAR from the coding sequence ATGAAAAAACTGATTCCAGCTATTTTTGCTGTTTTTGCATTCTCCGGCGCTGCCCAAGCCCAAGAGAAAATTCCGGTGCTCAGCACCCAAGAGTTGGTCAACGTGTGCAAAACACCTGCCAGCCCAGAGTCGCGTAGTTTTTGCGTTGGCTATGTCACGGCAATTTATGACACCTACTTGGCAACCCGTAATCCAAAAACATCAAAGTCAAATATTTGCATTAAGCAGCCTGCACCAACCCGCGATGAGGTGATTGCAGGCTATATGCAGTGGGTTCAAGACAATCCGCCAGCAGCTAGTGGCCCTGCTTCGGGGACCTTTTTGCGTTTCTTGACCGTTCGCTTTCCCTGCGCACGTTAA
- a CDS encoding gamma carbonic anhydrase family protein: MAIYELDGIAPQLGEGAFVADSAEVIGHVRLGKNASVWSKTVVRGDNDQVIIGDESNVQDASVLHSDPGFPLIIGKRVSIGHKVMLHGCTIGDGTLIGIGAIVLNGAKIGKHCLVGAGALVTEGKEFPDGSMILGSPAKAVKQLSPEHIQNIERIADHYVENATRFRAGLKKIG; this comes from the coding sequence ATGGCTATTTATGAACTCGATGGTATTGCTCCCCAATTAGGGGAAGGCGCTTTTGTGGCGGACAGTGCTGAGGTAATTGGGCATGTCCGCTTAGGCAAAAACGCCAGCGTCTGGTCAAAGACCGTCGTGCGCGGTGACAACGACCAAGTCATTATTGGCGACGAGAGCAATGTGCAAGACGCTTCGGTCCTGCACTCCGATCCTGGATTTCCACTCATTATTGGTAAGCGGGTCTCCATTGGCCACAAAGTCATGCTCCATGGCTGCACGATTGGTGATGGCACTTTAATTGGTATTGGAGCAATCGTGCTGAACGGCGCGAAGATTGGTAAGCACTGCTTAGTCGGCGCCGGCGCCCTCGTCACCGAAGGTAAAGAGTTTCCGGATGGCTCCATGATTTTGGGCTCACCTGCCAAAGCAGTAAAACAACTCAGCCCAGAACACATTCAGAATATTGAACGCATTGCAGATCATTATGTTGAAAATGCTACGCGCTTTCGGGCTGGCTTAAAAAAGATCGGCTAA
- a CDS encoding tetratricopeptide repeat protein, which translates to MPVNKRNLDWYLLKWRASALITFGLKNQAMDVFEEMNRRFPHDDYVITSLAYMKTQHGDKAGAIADYKRLTLKPDVSEAIWYNLGFLQEEMGQVQDAEHSFRQAIKLNENLDQAWYGLGLVLIQLQRFDEAIKALKKNTKLQPMSPYAWYQLARVYAERNQPEEATKIIRHLKEFEPKFAKQLERETGLGV; encoded by the coding sequence ATGCCAGTAAACAAACGCAATCTCGATTGGTACTTACTGAAGTGGCGCGCAAGTGCATTAATCACCTTTGGTTTAAAAAATCAAGCAATGGATGTATTTGAGGAAATGAATCGCCGCTTTCCGCATGACGACTACGTCATAACTAGCCTGGCTTATATGAAGACCCAGCATGGGGATAAGGCGGGTGCGATTGCGGACTACAAGCGCTTGACACTCAAGCCTGATGTTTCTGAAGCCATTTGGTACAACCTAGGCTTCTTACAAGAAGAGATGGGGCAGGTTCAGGATGCGGAACATAGCTTTCGCCAAGCCATTAAGCTCAATGAAAATTTAGACCAAGCCTGGTATGGACTTGGCTTGGTACTCATTCAGCTACAGCGATTTGACGAGGCTATCAAGGCCCTGAAGAAAAATACCAAATTGCAGCCGATGAGCCCCTATGCGTGGTACCAGCTGGCCCGGGTGTATGCCGAGCGCAACCAGCCCGAAGAAGCCACCAAAATTATTCGTCACCTCAAAGAATTTGAACCCAAATTTGCTAAGCAGTTGGAGCGGGAAACCGGTCTAGGTGTTTAG
- a CDS encoding ammonium transporter — protein MDSFKTGSDALFILMGAIMVLAMHAGFAFLELGTVRKKNQVNALVKILVDFAVSTIAYFFIGYSIAYGVNFFSGAEVLAQKNGYELVKFFFLLTFAAAIPAIVSGGIAERAKFNPQLIATFLLVGFIYPFFEGITWNQHYGIQAWIKELTGEEFHDFAGSIVVHAMGGWIALPAILLLGARRGRYTKDGNVSAHPPSNIPFLALGAWILAVGWFGFNVMSAQTIDKISGLVALNSLMAMVGGTLSAWLIGKNDPGFSYNGPLAGLVAVCAGSDLMHPLGSLIVGLVAGALFVYTFTLAQNRWKIDDVLGVWPLHGLCGLWGGIAAGIFGTTALGGLGGISLAGQLIGSFLGVSIALVGGFVVYGLLKLVMGIRLSQEEEFDGADLSIHRISSTPDRESNW, from the coding sequence ATGGATTCGTTTAAGACCGGTAGTGATGCGTTATTTATTTTGATGGGCGCCATTATGGTGCTGGCTATGCACGCAGGCTTTGCATTTTTAGAGCTGGGTACGGTGCGCAAGAAAAACCAAGTCAATGCGCTAGTCAAAATCCTAGTTGATTTTGCTGTCTCCACCATTGCTTACTTCTTCATTGGCTACAGCATTGCATACGGCGTCAACTTCTTTTCAGGCGCAGAAGTCCTGGCCCAGAAAAATGGGTATGAGTTAGTTAAATTCTTTTTCTTGCTCACCTTCGCTGCGGCAATTCCGGCGATTGTTTCTGGCGGTATCGCTGAGCGCGCGAAGTTTAATCCCCAATTGATTGCGACTTTTTTACTCGTTGGTTTTATTTACCCTTTCTTTGAGGGCATTACGTGGAATCAACATTACGGCATCCAGGCTTGGATCAAAGAGTTGACGGGCGAAGAGTTCCATGATTTTGCAGGCTCCATCGTCGTTCATGCGATGGGCGGTTGGATTGCCCTACCGGCCATTCTTCTCCTTGGCGCGCGCCGTGGTCGCTACACCAAAGACGGCAACGTCTCTGCGCACCCACCTTCCAACATTCCATTTTTAGCACTGGGTGCTTGGATTTTGGCGGTGGGTTGGTTTGGCTTCAATGTCATGAGCGCGCAAACCATTGATAAGATCAGTGGCCTGGTTGCCCTTAATTCCTTAATGGCCATGGTCGGCGGTACTTTGTCTGCCTGGCTGATTGGTAAAAACGATCCGGGCTTTTCGTATAACGGCCCCTTGGCTGGCTTGGTTGCAGTCTGCGCTGGCTCGGACCTGATGCATCCCTTGGGCTCCTTAATCGTTGGCCTGGTTGCGGGCGCTTTGTTTGTATACACCTTTACGCTCGCGCAAAACCGCTGGAAGATCGACGATGTGCTTGGAGTCTGGCCATTGCATGGCTTATGCGGCCTTTGGGGCGGCATCGCGGCTGGCATCTTTGGCACAACCGCACTTGGCGGGCTGGGCGGCATCTCCCTTGCAGGTCAGCTGATTGGAAGCTTCCTAGGGGTCAGCATTGCTCTGGTCGGTGGCTTTGTGGTTTATGGCCTACTCAAATTGGTGATGGGCATCCGCCTATCGCAAGAAGAAGAGTTCGATGGGGCAGATTTAAGCATTCACCGGATTTCCTCTACCCCCGATCGCGAATCCAACTGGTAA
- a CDS encoding AEC family transporter: MLPVLSVVVPVFALILAGFIAGKTGKLGPNASAEINRFVVWLALPAQLFTFTANSDWQTLWQPGFIIAFSAGCFAVYIALLLYRWYHTRDWVAASFTGLSGSYANTGYMGIPLCLLALGDSGLAPAVIATLVVVCGLFGLAIVFIEFGKQSHKPWYEIIAIVLGSLVKNPLLVAPIAGAAWSASGLQMVEPAQQFLSFLAAAASPCALVSIGLFLMQKSEGKVSGVWSLTFIKLIVQPGVAWLVAGPILGLPLFWVQAAVLMSALPTGTGPFMLAQYYQADGSAISRIVLQTTLGSIVTLSMIIWWINQTA; this comes from the coding sequence TTGCTACCTGTCCTCAGTGTTGTCGTTCCGGTTTTTGCGCTGATTCTGGCTGGGTTTATTGCCGGCAAGACCGGTAAGCTCGGCCCCAACGCCTCTGCCGAAATCAATCGCTTTGTCGTCTGGCTAGCACTGCCCGCACAACTCTTTACCTTCACCGCCAATAGTGATTGGCAAACTCTGTGGCAACCGGGTTTCATCATCGCCTTCAGTGCAGGGTGTTTTGCGGTGTACATCGCACTGCTGCTGTACCGCTGGTATCACACGCGCGATTGGGTGGCGGCTAGCTTTACGGGATTAAGTGGCTCGTACGCCAACACTGGCTACATGGGCATCCCACTTTGCCTCTTAGCTTTGGGAGACTCCGGTTTAGCGCCCGCTGTCATTGCAACCTTAGTGGTTGTCTGCGGCCTATTCGGCCTAGCGATTGTGTTTATTGAATTCGGCAAACAATCCCATAAGCCCTGGTACGAAATCATCGCGATTGTTTTAGGTTCACTTGTAAAAAATCCCTTATTGGTCGCGCCGATTGCGGGGGCAGCATGGTCTGCGAGCGGACTGCAGATGGTTGAACCCGCTCAGCAGTTTTTATCCTTCCTAGCCGCAGCAGCGAGCCCCTGCGCTCTGGTTTCGATTGGCCTCTTCTTGATGCAAAAGAGCGAGGGCAAAGTCAGCGGGGTCTGGAGCCTAACGTTCATCAAGTTAATCGTGCAACCTGGAGTGGCTTGGCTAGTTGCAGGCCCTATTCTCGGCCTACCTTTATTTTGGGTTCAGGCTGCCGTACTCATGAGTGCCCTGCCCACAGGCACCGGTCCATTTATGCTGGCGCAGTATTACCAAGCCGATGGCTCCGCAATCTCACGCATCGTTTTACAAACCACGCTGGGCTCAATCGTGACGCTGTCTATGATCATCTGGTGGATCAATCAGACTGCCTAA
- the maiA gene encoding maleylacetoacetate isomerase — protein MKPRLYSFWRSSAAFRVRIALNLKGIDYDTIATHLTKKGGDQLQPEYGEKNPNRLIPLYEEGDVRIHQSLAIVEYLDEAYPKPSLLPSNPVDRAWVRALALDIAADIHPINNLRVSRYLVRQLEVSEEARSTWYRHWVATGLAGLEAQISRDSRSGRFCYGDQVTLADICLVPQLFNALDAKMDVALYPRLMGIFQECMTLPAFVDASWEKQIDAEGANPAF, from the coding sequence ATGAAACCCCGTCTCTATAGTTTTTGGCGTAGCTCGGCAGCCTTTCGGGTTCGCATCGCCCTGAACCTTAAGGGTATTGATTACGACACCATTGCTACGCACCTCACTAAAAAAGGTGGCGATCAGCTGCAGCCGGAGTATGGCGAGAAAAATCCCAATCGCTTGATTCCGCTCTATGAAGAGGGCGATGTGCGGATCCATCAATCGCTTGCGATTGTGGAGTACTTGGACGAGGCCTATCCCAAGCCATCACTGCTGCCGAGCAATCCAGTGGATCGCGCTTGGGTGCGGGCCTTGGCTTTGGATATTGCTGCCGATATTCACCCCATTAATAATCTGCGGGTGTCACGCTATCTGGTTCGTCAATTGGAAGTCAGCGAAGAGGCGCGCAGCACGTGGTATCGGCACTGGGTTGCGACAGGCCTTGCCGGTCTTGAGGCACAGATCAGCAGGGATTCGCGATCAGGGCGTTTTTGTTACGGTGATCAAGTCACGCTAGCCGATATTTGTTTGGTGCCACAGCTCTTTAATGCACTGGATGCCAAGATGGATGTCGCGCTCTATCCGCGCTTGATGGGTATTTTTCAGGAGTGCATGACACTGCCAGCCTTCGTCGATGCTTCTTGGGAAAAACAAATCGATGCCGAGGGTGCTAATCCCGCGTTTTAG
- a CDS encoding sodium:solute symporter family protein — MAGMTPSGGDGSMFGGGGSNADFKKGLNKIYTYYTLGFLTFVLLLGIAEQMGLGRAMIGYVFLGATVLLYAGIGVMSRTNDAAEYYVAGRRVPAMYNGMATGSDWMSAASFIGMAGTLYLTGYGGLAFIMGWTGGYCLVALFLAPYLRKFGQFTIPDFLGARYDGNLPRFLGILAAILVSFTYVVAQIYGVGLITTRLAGVPFEIGIFLGLAGILVCSFLGGMRAVTWTQVAQYIILIIAYMIPVVWLSVKQTGNPIPQFAYGPQLEKVTAKEAELIKDPKELEVRAIFKARADALGEKLKDVPAALAADKAAAEQKVADLKAANAPAPEIAAAEKALAAVPKDAEAAKKAWTAQRAGATTRSAPLAGMPRHAQQFAGDPAGDEKARTAFDTSRRNFLALIFCLMVGTAALPHILMRFYTTPSVKQARESVTWSLFFIFLLYFTAPALAVLVKYEVFTVLVGTPFDQLPAWISSWSKVDPALLSVADINKDGIFQLAEMTIGGDIIVLATPEIGGLPYVISGMVAAGGLAAALSTADGLLLTIANALSHDLYYKMIDPNAPASRRVAISKALLVLVALAAAYVAAQKPADILFLVGAAFSFAAAAFFPALTLGIFWKRANKAGACVGMVLGLGITLYYMITTQPWMRGVFGVTSPVELWYGIAPISAGVFGVPLGFAAIILVSLVTPAPRKDIQDLIDHVRYPTLRGDTMNTQSS, encoded by the coding sequence ATGGCTGGAATGACACCTAGTGGCGGAGATGGCAGTATGTTTGGCGGCGGCGGAAGTAATGCCGACTTCAAAAAAGGTCTAAACAAGATTTATACCTATTACACCCTCGGCTTTTTAACGTTTGTGCTCCTCTTGGGTATTGCGGAGCAAATGGGCTTAGGCCGTGCAATGATTGGTTACGTATTCTTAGGCGCAACGGTATTGCTCTACGCTGGTATTGGCGTAATGAGCCGTACCAATGACGCGGCCGAATACTATGTAGCTGGTCGACGCGTACCTGCGATGTACAACGGTATGGCAACTGGTTCCGACTGGATGTCGGCTGCGTCGTTTATCGGTATGGCAGGTACTTTGTACTTGACCGGTTACGGCGGCTTGGCCTTCATCATGGGCTGGACCGGCGGTTACTGTTTAGTAGCGTTGTTCCTGGCTCCTTACTTGCGTAAGTTCGGTCAGTTCACCATCCCAGACTTCTTGGGCGCGCGCTATGACGGCAACCTGCCCCGTTTCCTCGGAATCCTTGCTGCGATTTTGGTCTCGTTCACCTATGTGGTTGCCCAGATTTATGGCGTTGGTTTGATTACAACCCGTTTGGCTGGTGTGCCATTTGAGATCGGTATTTTCTTAGGCTTGGCTGGTATTTTGGTTTGCTCTTTCTTGGGTGGTATGCGTGCGGTTACTTGGACACAAGTTGCGCAGTACATCATCTTGATCATTGCTTACATGATTCCAGTGGTTTGGTTATCCGTTAAGCAAACTGGCAATCCTATACCTCAGTTTGCTTACGGCCCACAGCTTGAAAAAGTGACCGCCAAAGAAGCTGAACTGATCAAGGATCCAAAAGAGCTCGAAGTTCGTGCGATTTTCAAAGCACGTGCTGACGCACTTGGAGAAAAGCTGAAAGACGTTCCTGCTGCATTGGCTGCCGATAAAGCAGCTGCCGAGCAAAAGGTTGCTGATTTGAAGGCTGCAAATGCACCTGCACCAGAAATCGCCGCAGCTGAAAAAGCCTTGGCTGCAGTTCCAAAGGATGCAGAAGCTGCGAAAAAAGCGTGGACAGCACAACGAGCCGGGGCAACTACCCGTTCAGCTCCGCTTGCTGGTATGCCACGCCATGCACAGCAGTTTGCTGGCGACCCTGCAGGTGATGAAAAGGCCCGTACGGCTTTCGATACCTCACGTCGTAACTTCTTAGCTTTGATCTTCTGTTTGATGGTGGGTACAGCGGCATTGCCACACATTCTGATGCGTTTTTACACGACTCCGTCGGTAAAACAAGCGCGTGAGTCGGTGACATGGTCCTTGTTCTTCATCTTCTTGCTGTATTTCACAGCGCCTGCTTTGGCAGTGTTGGTGAAGTACGAGGTCTTTACAGTGCTCGTCGGAACGCCATTTGATCAGTTGCCGGCCTGGATTTCATCATGGTCCAAGGTAGATCCTGCTTTATTGTCCGTTGCTGACATCAATAAAGACGGTATTTTCCAGTTGGCTGAAATGACCATTGGTGGCGACATCATCGTTCTGGCAACCCCAGAAATCGGTGGCTTGCCATACGTGATCTCCGGCATGGTGGCAGCGGGTGGTTTGGCTGCTGCGCTGTCGACTGCTGACGGACTCCTGTTGACTATTGCTAACGCACTGTCACATGACCTGTACTACAAAATGATCGACCCAAATGCACCTGCAAGCCGTCGTGTTGCAATTTCCAAAGCATTGTTGGTATTGGTTGCTCTGGCAGCGGCGTATGTTGCTGCTCAGAAACCAGCTGACATCTTGTTCTTGGTTGGCGCGGCGTTCTCCTTTGCTGCTGCAGCGTTCTTCCCAGCACTTACCCTTGGTATTTTCTGGAAGCGTGCGAACAAAGCGGGTGCTTGCGTTGGTATGGTGCTTGGTTTGGGTATTACCTTGTACTATATGATCACAACTCAGCCATGGATGCGCGGTGTATTCGGCGTAACTTCACCTGTTGAACTTTGGTACGGTATTGCGCCAATTTCTGCCGGTGTATTTGGCGTACCACTCGGTTTTGCTGCGATTATCTTAGTGAGTTTGGTAACCCCAGCCCCACGTAAAGATATTCAAGACCTGATCGACCACGTTCGTTATCCAACCCTCAGGGGCGATACGATGAATACGCAATCCAGTTAA
- a CDS encoding glycine zipper domain-containing protein, whose protein sequence is MKKIIAISSVVFLAAGCSNMSNTEQRTLSGASIGAAAGAVGTAIFHGNPIWGAVGGAAVGAASGYVYDAYEKEKQAQYNQGYQAGKAGKPASSSSSGSSSTSK, encoded by the coding sequence ATGAAAAAAATTATTGCTATTAGTTCAGTTGTATTTCTAGCTGCAGGGTGCTCGAATATGAGTAACACAGAGCAACGCACCCTCTCCGGTGCTTCCATTGGTGCTGCGGCGGGTGCTGTGGGCACTGCGATTTTCCACGGCAATCCCATTTGGGGTGCGGTTGGCGGCGCAGCAGTGGGCGCGGCATCGGGCTATGTTTACGATGCCTATGAGAAAGAAAAGCAAGCGCAATACAACCAAGGCTATCAAGCTGGTAAAGCAGGAAAGCCGGCATCCAGTTCCAGCTCAGGATCCTCAAGCACCTCGAAGTAA
- a CDS encoding trimeric intracellular cation channel family protein, with translation MENLSFWIGIIATIAFAVTGVLAIADRGVDLFGVMVLGLITAIGGGTVRDLILETPVFWASLPIYLWVALAASAIAFYLEAFFTQPQIYRWMLYLDGFGAALFGIQGADKAWNMDFGLPLAPVILGVITAIGGGLIRDMLAGRKNLLMSHELYAIPVSLGCIVYVLILEYAPSYTTQGAIACMLLIFGFRAAAIHWNLRVPKRFITRSR, from the coding sequence ATGGAAAACCTCAGTTTTTGGATTGGCATCATTGCAACGATTGCATTTGCAGTCACTGGCGTACTGGCGATTGCCGATCGTGGCGTGGATTTATTTGGCGTGATGGTATTGGGATTAATCACCGCAATTGGTGGCGGTACGGTGCGCGACCTGATTTTAGAAACCCCAGTTTTTTGGGCAAGCCTACCGATTTATTTGTGGGTAGCCTTGGCGGCTAGCGCCATCGCCTTCTACTTGGAAGCTTTTTTTACTCAGCCACAGATTTATCGCTGGATGCTGTATTTGGATGGATTCGGCGCGGCTTTGTTTGGCATTCAAGGGGCTGATAAAGCCTGGAATATGGATTTCGGTTTACCGCTCGCGCCAGTGATCCTGGGTGTGATTACCGCGATTGGCGGGGGTCTCATTCGCGATATGCTGGCCGGTAGAAAGAACCTCTTGATGTCGCACGAGCTCTATGCCATTCCGGTGTCGCTTGGCTGCATTGTGTACGTCTTGATTTTGGAATACGCCCCTTCCTATACAACGCAAGGCGCGATTGCCTGCATGCTACTCATCTTTGGTTTTAGAGCAGCCGCGATTCATTGGAACTTGCGCGTACCCAAGCGCTTTATTACACGCTCACGTTAA
- a CDS encoding DUF294 nucleotidyltransferase-like domain-containing protein, giving the protein MTGQDSQHTSSSHSLVQNLRQQVMQSLPFSKMAEADVDFFLKQSREAYFAPKERILAPADGPPQFLYLLRQGRVSGRRDIPGIEETAFQLEAGSLFSIGSAFANRPVSTIYSAVDDCFCLLFPVTAMRQLQAQSKPFSDFLSNRIWGLLQESRTALRNSFASQALAEQSLESRLGDLRLKKPLTTSPNTPLREALTLIHERKVGSILVCEDEQTIVGILTRYDVLSRVTLSNLDLNTPISSVMSTGVKTLSVDDTAEMAGLLMSRFNIRHLPILDRGRLVGIISERDLFSLQRLSLSNISSAIRAADDLQGLKKCANDIRTFARNLLGQGVQARQLTALISHLNDVLTEQLITLTAERYQLNRSRFAWIALGSEGRSEQTIATDQDNALVYADGEDEAQRVIYLRFAREVNEALDACGYPLCKGNIMASNPELCLSQQEWLNRFDRWIEQGNPEDLLKASIFFDLRALAGNADLLIPLKELVRVKAAAIPRFIKLLAENALNSRVPLNWLGAIEPTEIDGQEIIDLKLQGTALMVDAARIYSLAHGIEAVNTRERLAAVGHALNVPEAESAAWITAFEFLQTQRLAVQISETTIKGNPNTIDIKQLNSVDRSILKESLLKVRALQQHLQLDYVR; this is encoded by the coding sequence ATGACAGGGCAAGACTCGCAACATACTTCTTCTTCCCATAGCCTGGTGCAAAACTTACGGCAACAGGTGATGCAAAGCTTGCCATTTTCCAAAATGGCCGAAGCTGACGTTGATTTTTTTCTGAAGCAATCGCGTGAGGCCTACTTTGCGCCCAAAGAGCGCATTCTTGCGCCGGCCGATGGTCCTCCTCAATTCCTCTATCTATTACGGCAGGGTCGCGTATCGGGGCGTCGTGATATCCCTGGGATTGAAGAAACCGCTTTTCAATTAGAAGCAGGCAGCTTGTTTTCGATTGGCTCGGCCTTTGCAAATCGGCCTGTTTCCACTATCTATAGTGCAGTAGACGACTGTTTTTGTTTGCTCTTCCCGGTCACAGCGATGCGCCAGTTGCAAGCCCAATCCAAACCCTTCAGTGATTTTTTAAGCAATCGTATTTGGGGTTTGCTTCAAGAATCCCGAACGGCCTTGCGCAACTCCTTTGCCTCACAGGCTCTAGCAGAACAATCCTTGGAAAGTCGCCTAGGTGATTTGCGCTTAAAAAAGCCGCTAACCACTAGCCCCAATACCCCTCTGCGTGAAGCACTCACATTAATCCACGAGAGAAAAGTCGGGTCGATTCTGGTTTGCGAGGATGAGCAAACCATCGTCGGCATCTTGACCCGCTACGACGTCTTGTCACGTGTGACCCTGAGCAATTTAGATCTCAACACACCCATTTCAAGTGTGATGTCAACCGGAGTAAAAACCTTAAGTGTCGACGATACAGCTGAGATGGCCGGCCTATTGATGTCGCGTTTTAACATTCGCCACTTACCGATTTTGGATCGCGGCCGTTTAGTTGGAATTATTTCAGAGCGGGATTTGTTTTCCTTGCAGCGTTTATCACTCAGTAATATCAGTAGCGCTATTCGTGCTGCCGATGATCTGCAGGGTTTGAAAAAATGCGCCAATGACATTCGGACCTTTGCACGTAATCTTTTGGGGCAGGGTGTTCAGGCCCGCCAACTCACAGCCCTGATTAGTCACTTAAATGATGTGCTGACCGAGCAGCTGATTACCTTAACTGCCGAGCGCTACCAATTGAACCGTAGTCGCTTTGCCTGGATTGCCTTGGGCTCCGAGGGGCGAAGTGAGCAAACCATTGCAACCGATCAAGACAATGCCTTGGTATATGCCGATGGGGAGGATGAGGCACAGCGTGTGATTTATCTTCGGTTCGCTCGGGAAGTGAATGAAGCCCTCGATGCTTGCGGATATCCGCTGTGCAAAGGCAACATCATGGCCAGCAATCCAGAGCTTTGTTTATCGCAGCAAGAATGGCTTAATCGTTTTGATCGTTGGATCGAACAAGGCAATCCAGAAGACTTGTTAAAAGCCAGCATCTTTTTTGATCTCCGTGCGCTTGCTGGCAATGCTGATTTATTGATTCCGTTAAAAGAGCTAGTACGCGTAAAAGCCGCGGCCATACCGCGCTTTATTAAATTGCTGGCCGAAAATGCCTTAAATTCACGGGTGCCGCTGAATTGGCTTGGCGCGATTGAGCCGACTGAGATCGATGGTCAAGAAATCATCGATCTGAAATTGCAAGGCACTGCATTGATGGTCGATGCGGCGCGTATTTATTCTCTAGCGCATGGTATTGAGGCGGTTAATACGCGGGAGCGTTTGGCTGCGGTGGGTCATGCGCTCAATGTCCCTGAAGCAGAAAGCGCCGCTTGGATTACGGCATTTGAGTTTTTACAAACCCAGCGCCTCGCCGTGCAAATTAGCGAGACCACGATTAAGGGCAACCCTAATACGATTGATATCAAGCAGCTGAACTCAGTGGATCGCAGCATCCTCAAAGAGTCGCTACTCAAGGTGCGCGCTTTGCAGCAACATTTGCAGCTGGATTATGTTCGCTAG
- a CDS encoding 3'-5' exonuclease produces the protein MFASFFDGLQSLFKRKRPEVRRWIVLDVETSGLNPHSDRLLAIAAVALDVSPDFERIAIVIGDSYEAVLKQDLPSSKDNILVHHIGAQAQADGRPPIEVLEEFRAWVGNCPLLAFHSAFDEAMLNRAYALAGLKPLHNEWLDIEPLAKITGVNPSLRALDDWLGYFGIECAVRHQAAADTFATAELLMRLWPYLKREGRSWPSLRNIARQANWIPR, from the coding sequence ATGTTCGCTAGTTTCTTTGATGGCTTGCAATCTCTTTTTAAAAGGAAGCGGCCCGAAGTGCGCCGCTGGATTGTGCTCGATGTGGAAACCAGCGGCCTTAACCCCCACTCTGATCGTCTTTTGGCAATTGCTGCGGTGGCGCTGGACGTGAGCCCGGATTTTGAGCGCATCGCCATTGTGATTGGCGATAGCTATGAGGCTGTCCTCAAACAAGATTTGCCCAGCAGCAAAGACAATATTTTGGTTCACCACATTGGCGCTCAGGCGCAGGCCGATGGCAGACCTCCGATTGAAGTCTTAGAGGAGTTCCGGGCTTGGGTCGGTAATTGCCCATTGCTCGCCTTTCATTCGGCATTTGATGAGGCGATGCTGAATCGCGCTTATGCATTGGCTGGTCTAAAGCCACTTCACAATGAATGGCTCGACATCGAGCCCTTAGCAAAGATTACGGGGGTAAACCCTAGTTTGCGTGCATTAGACGATTGGCTGGGGTATTTTGGGATTGAGTGCGCCGTGCGCCACCAAGCTGCCGCGGACACATTTGCCACCGCTGAGCTCCTGATGCGCCTCTGGCCCTATTTAAAGCGGGAAGGCAGGTCATGGCCATCCTTGCGGAATATTGCCCGTCAGGCGAACTGGATTCCGCGCTAA